The DNA window CCATCATACCGAAGAAGATCATATAGAATGGAGTAAGGACCGGGGTAGGATCTACTTCCGTCGGCAGAGGAAGCGCGTACATAGAAGTTATGACTTCAAAGGGCTCCACAAGAGCATTATTTTTTAGTATAATTGGTGGCATATCCTCTTCTGACGGTTCTTCAAATTTTATGTATATACCATCAAAATCCTTTGTCAACATGGATTCAATACCATCGGCATTTTCTGCCGCAATCCAGCCCTTTAAAATAAAAGTCTTCCTGGTCTTTCCCAGCTTAAATACAGCGTTTTCTTTTTCCAGCTTGTTTGAAATATAATCATATACCTTTTGAACATATTCAATATTTTGTGCAATGCCGGAAGCTTTTTGTGAGAGTTCTTTAAGGTCATTATCCAGAGATTCCAATTCTTCAGACAATTCTTTTATATACTCTGCAGGTGGTAGCCTTAAATCAAGATTGGCTTTTGTATAACCATAATTTTTTAATACATCTTCAAGTTGGTCTTTAATATCTTTATGACAAAGAATAAATAAATTTAAGTCCTGTTTCTCGTCTGATACCTTTTCTATGTAAACATCACCAAAAGAATTATTTATCTCTTCATAAAGTAGCATCTCTTGCTTTTTTGAAACTCCGCCTATAAAACATGTAACATTCTTAAGCATTTCAAGGTCATTATCACAGACATCAAGATTTTTCCATTGTGAATATTGTTCTATAAGGGTAGTTAATTTTACTTTTTTACTCTTAATAGTATTTGTAGTCTCGTCTATTTCCTTGCATTGATTATAAATATCCTTCCAGTTCATATCATCTTCCAGCCTGTCAAACTCCTGCTTATCAACAACAGGTCTTTTTTCTAGAAGGCCTTTCTTTTTTACAGAATACTGTTTTAAAAACTCATAAGTAAATTTAATATAATTATAGTCCAATTCTGTGTCTATCACAGATTTTGGTTCTTTAAAACAATCCAGGTATTCTGAATCTGATATTTCTTCTTTTACATCAATAAGATGTACATAACCTTCAGACTGGAGGACGTTTAGAATACTTTCCCTTTCATTCTGAGGTGCGGCAAGGACCATTTTTTTCATTTTAACTATGGCCATGTGATCTCACTATCCTCTCGATTATCAGATTAACAGCCCTATCGATCTTTTGCTGTGGTATATTTCTTATTTTTGCACATTCCTCCTTTGAAGATTCTAAAATTTCATTTGCCTTTTTCCTTGCTTCTTCTTCTTTTTCTTTTATTATTCCTGAAGCTTGATTTTGGGCACTTTCGTTGGCTGCATCAATTTCTTTTTGTGCCAGTTCTGTAGCAGTTTTTATTATCTCTCTGGATTTTGCCAAGGCTTCTTTTTTGATATTTTCTGCTGCAGCCTCAATTTCTTTAATTTCTTTAAGCACTCCAACTGCCAATAATATCACCACCTTTTTATTTATAGTTAATTATTTATACTAATGATATTTAAAGATATATTGTCAAATCCTGATTTATTAGAAAAATAAAATTCAATATTCGTAATTAAAATTAGATTTCACAAAGCAAATATTTTTATGCAGAGTTTATAATCTCATATCGAAAAAGAATGAATATAAATCCAAACATAAAATATTATAACATATTTAGTATGTTGTGAAAGGGATTAAATTATTGTATAAAATTTGTCAATTGCAGTCGATGTTATATTTTTAACATTTATTTTTGTTATCTAGTATAGCTTGTATATTATGTATGGCTATAACCATACATATTTATTCATAAATATAATGCTATATTTCATATTTTATTGATAAACTATTAACAAAATATTTTATAAAAAAAATTGTTGTATTAATACAGCCATTTAAATATAAGTTTGTATTAATATACCACACTATCAAATTATATTTATATAAAATTCTGTATTAAATATGTACAATTTTATTCAATATAAAAAAAATTTGCCCTCTCTGTGGTATTTGGAATTCTATAATCAAATACTATATATGTATCTTTTATGCAAAGTTCCCCTTTACTTAATAAACAATATGCATCAAATGAAAATTTTCTTATATATATGTTTTTTAATATTTCCTTTGTGCTTTTATCTTCATAATGAGGCATTTTCTTCTTAATGAATTCTCTGTTTGAAGCGAGATTCCAAATAAACTTCTTATCTATTTTTATTTCCTGCATAAGAAAATCAGGAACAGATGGATTTCTCCCCTGCCTCAAATAATCAAATGCAAGACTCTCTTTTAATATATTGATATCTATGGTATTTAAATGTTCTCCATAATCATAAATAAGCTTATACTGGCCTTCATTGCTCAATTTTATTGTTTTTTTAAAAGTCTCGTATTGAAAAGCGCTTATTTCTTCAAAGAGTACAAAGGGCGATTGGGTTTGCATTAATAATAAATTCATACTGCATTGAAATCTGCCGCTGTTGTAGTATCTATCAAGGGTTTTCTCTGTTTCTTTAAGCTTAATTAACTCATCAAAGGAAAGGAGGTCAGTCTTTAACACTTCATAGGGCGGATAATCATTGAACTGGATACCATAAATCTCTGATTCCCTTGTTATTTTGCTTCCTTTCAATAATTTAAGAAAACCCAATTGAAGCATATGAGGTTTTAAACTAAATACACTGTCGAAGGAATCCCTGAAGGAATTGAAATCCTCCCCGGGCAATCCTGCAATAAGGTCTAAATGTATATTAATATTGCCCTTTTCCCTCAATCGGGCAATATTTTTAAACAATATATCAATTTTAGTCTTTCTGTCTATAAGGCTTAAAGTTGTATTATTTACAGATTGAACTCCTAT is part of the Oxobacter pfennigii genome and encodes:
- a CDS encoding V-type ATP synthase subunit I produces the protein MKKMVLAAPQNERESILNVLQSEGYVHLIDVKEEISDSEYLDCFKEPKSVIDTELDYNYIKFTYEFLKQYSVKKKGLLEKRPVVDKQEFDRLEDDMNWKDIYNQCKEIDETTNTIKSKKVKLTTLIEQYSQWKNLDVCDNDLEMLKNVTCFIGGVSKKQEMLLYEEINNSFGDVYIEKVSDEKQDLNLFILCHKDIKDQLEDVLKNYGYTKANLDLRLPPAEYIKELSEELESLDNDLKELSQKASGIAQNIEYVQKVYDYISNKLEKENAVFKLGKTRKTFILKGWIAAENADGIESMLTKDFDGIYIKFEEPSEEDMPPIILKNNALVEPFEVITSMYALPLPTEVDPTPVLTPFYMIFFGMMAADIGYGIVLLLATAFALKFMELEGDARKIIKLLLYVSFPTIFFGWVFGGFFGNALPVKPLWVNPLDEPMTVLYSSIALGLVHLFTGLGVKAYWFIKNGKAMDAVYDVLTWYLLLTGAIWMLLGGGNAAKIMAVAGAAGLLLTQGRANASLSGKIFGGIYGLYGVTGYIGDLLSYSRLLALGLATGLIGSSFNMLIQLLGGGIFVIVLGPIIFIAGHTFNLLIGLLGTYVHACRLQYLEFFGKFYEGGGKAFNPLKITTKFIKVNTEK
- a CDS encoding B12-binding domain-containing radical SAM protein, which codes for MKIILTEINSKFVHTNLALRYIKACLKGLDVTLAEYSVNDALDNIIGELNKMKPDILGFSCYIWNIEYVLKIIGSMKKINPKLLVVLGGPEVSYDCTKLMEENTSIDFIVKGEGERTAQELFLCLEGRGKGLKDIYGIVFRKDNGIIENINAPLIENLDSIPFPYDDSYDFKNKILYYEASRGCPYNCSYCLSSTIPGVRFFSVERIKRDLLWFIDKQVKLVKFVDRTFNCAKHTLEVFKFLAEHSMNTKFHFEISADILDDETIEFLQGVRSGLFQFEIGVQSVNNTTLSLIDRKTKIDILFKNIARLREKGNINIHLDLIAGLPGEDFNSFRDSFDSVFSLKPHMLQLGFLKLLKGSKITRESEIYGIQFNDYPPYEVLKTDLLSFDELIKLKETEKTLDRYYNSGRFQCSMNLLLMQTQSPFVLFEEISAFQYETFKKTIKLSNEGQYKLIYDYGEHLNTIDINILKESLAFDYLRQGRNPSVPDFLMQEIKIDKKFIWNLASNREFIKKKMPHYEDKSTKEILKNIYIRKFSFDAYCLLSKGELCIKDTYIVFDYRIPNTTERANFFYIE